One stretch of uncultured Desulfovibrio sp. DNA includes these proteins:
- a CDS encoding lipoprotein insertase outer membrane protein LolB: MKKLVIFCCLALLCACARQPVLETSPENRAVLEQRWQKFAAVSSADKSEPYRLQLSLRFGTEGDTRRVTALFWGNSQRQLRLDVMAGVGTTVAKILEDGQHFLVYSPSENKAYFYQGATKPLLQVGVPVPFNLVHLADLLNGRYTAVFGNQFDKTAFSADGKALYDLQGQPGGRLIINEQGLPVEWQEQANGKGWSMEILYSDDPKPLPRRLNLAHSNGKRAIVLIKEREKVSQPFTKEQMALPLPDDAPLLPLAKFKQQQ; the protein is encoded by the coding sequence ATGAAAAAACTAGTTATTTTTTGTTGTCTGGCGCTGCTGTGCGCCTGCGCCCGTCAGCCCGTGCTGGAAACCTCGCCCGAAAACCGCGCCGTGCTTGAACAGCGCTGGCAAAAGTTTGCGGCTGTCAGCTCTGCCGACAAGTCTGAACCCTATCGCCTGCAACTGAGCCTGCGCTTTGGCACAGAGGGCGACACGCGGCGCGTCACGGCCCTGTTCTGGGGCAACAGCCAGCGCCAGTTGCGACTGGATGTTATGGCGGGCGTGGGCACCACTGTTGCCAAGATACTTGAAGACGGACAGCATTTTCTTGTGTACAGCCCCAGCGAAAACAAGGCCTACTTCTATCAGGGCGCTACCAAGCCCCTGCTTCAGGTTGGCGTGCCGGTTCCCTTCAACCTTGTGCATCTGGCCGACCTGCTCAATGGGCGGTACACGGCGGTATTTGGCAACCAGTTTGACAAAACCGCCTTTTCTGCCGACGGCAAGGCCCTGTACGACCTTCAGGGTCAGCCCGGAGGCCGCCTGATCATCAACGAGCAAGGGCTGCCCGTGGAATGGCAGGAACAGGCCAACGGCAAGGGCTGGAGCATGGAAATCCTGTATTCGGATGATCCCAAGCCGCTGCCCCGCCGTCTGAACCTTGCCCATAGCAACGGCAAACGCGCCATTGTGCTTATCAAGGAAAGAGAAAAGGTTTCCCAGCCCTTTACAAAAGAGCAGATGGCCTTACCCCTTCCTGATGACGCTCCCCTGCTGCCGCTCGCCAAGTTCAAGCAGCAGCAATAG
- a CDS encoding tetratricopeptide repeat protein, which yields MKRNHVALLCALALTAATSFSLLGCGGCSGARHQTAEKSDTSAAESAAPSATAKAQQHDLKGVSLRPVEAELSPNALNTYAFLVFAQAMNNEDDNALAAASPLLAKAHMPVNIWLEGGVWLLSRKSPHTAMVMEQALSVWPDDISLNLLYAEALMEKGSPELGVKLMREYLKKHPDSVDARMELALLLVKTKQYPEAEKLLNSVTGKQRTPLVDYYHARALIGMDRPSEAVAYLQRAIKDTPDFVEALAELAFIYEQKPDLKAARGVYEKLLKLNFSSQDVLLRLINISLRMGQPERALKYMQQGPDSTPFKLTVASMFMDSRHFLQAESLLKQIVAQGDAPHDVYLLLAELAYDQRRDLDMAFSWLDKIPASSKSAVRGVLLRIQLLAEAGRDAEALDAVRKATSANPDSSELVEVEVRLLARKKQMKQALDVAQNAIKRWPNNAEMFFLLGSLQDETGDKKAAFKTMEKLLALHPDNYQALNYVGYTLAEEDRDLDRALTLLVRANDLAPNQSYIIDSLAWAYFKAGKLDDALKEIRRAVTLDEHTDASIWEHYGDIAARAGLKDEARTAYQKAMELKPDNAEALRQRLSHL from the coding sequence ATGAAACGTAACCACGTTGCGCTGCTATGCGCTCTGGCCCTGACTGCCGCCACCTCCTTTTCCTTGCTGGGATGCGGCGGCTGTTCCGGCGCCAGGCACCAGACTGCTGAAAAATCGGACACGTCCGCTGCAGAATCTGCCGCGCCATCTGCCACAGCAAAGGCCCAGCAGCACGACCTCAAGGGCGTATCGCTGCGCCCGGTTGAAGCAGAGCTTTCGCCCAATGCGCTCAACACCTACGCCTTTCTTGTTTTTGCGCAGGCCATGAACAATGAGGACGACAACGCCCTTGCCGCAGCGTCGCCGCTGCTGGCCAAGGCGCACATGCCCGTCAACATCTGGCTTGAAGGCGGCGTGTGGCTGCTCAGCCGCAAGTCTCCCCATACCGCTATGGTCATGGAGCAGGCCCTGAGCGTCTGGCCCGATGATATTTCGCTCAATCTGCTCTATGCCGAAGCCCTCATGGAAAAAGGTTCGCCCGAGCTTGGCGTCAAGCTCATGCGCGAATACCTTAAAAAGCACCCCGATTCCGTAGATGCCCGCATGGAGCTGGCCCTGCTGCTGGTCAAAACCAAGCAGTATCCCGAGGCCGAAAAGCTGCTCAACAGCGTTACGGGCAAGCAGCGCACCCCGCTGGTGGATTATTATCACGCCCGGGCGCTCATCGGCATGGACAGGCCCAGTGAAGCCGTGGCCTATCTGCAGCGCGCCATCAAGGATACGCCCGATTTTGTGGAGGCTCTGGCCGAACTGGCCTTCATCTACGAGCAGAAGCCCGACCTCAAGGCAGCGCGCGGCGTTTACGAAAAACTGCTCAAACTCAATTTTTCGTCGCAGGATGTGCTGCTGAGGCTCATCAATATCTCGCTGCGCATGGGCCAGCCCGAACGGGCGCTCAAGTACATGCAGCAGGGGCCGGACAGTACGCCTTTCAAGCTGACTGTCGCCAGCATGTTTATGGATTCGCGCCACTTTTTGCAGGCGGAGAGCCTGCTCAAACAGATAGTTGCGCAGGGCGATGCGCCCCACGATGTGTATCTGCTGCTGGCCGAGCTGGCATATGACCAGCGCCGCGATCTGGACATGGCTTTCTCCTGGCTGGATAAAATCCCGGCTTCCAGCAAGTCTGCCGTGCGGGGCGTACTGCTGCGCATCCAGTTGCTGGCAGAGGCTGGCCGTGATGCCGAGGCCCTTGACGCCGTGCGCAAGGCCACAAGCGCCAACCCCGACTCCTCCGAGCTTGTGGAGGTCGAGGTGCGCCTGCTTGCGCGGAAAAAGCAGATGAAGCAGGCCCTGGACGTTGCCCAGAATGCCATAAAGCGCTGGCCCAACAATGCAGAAATGTTCTTTCTGCTCGGCTCTCTTCAGGATGAAACCGGCGACAAAAAAGCCGCTTTCAAAACCATGGAAAAACTCCTGGCCCTGCATCCTGACAATTATCAGGCCCTCAACTACGTGGGCTACACCCTGGCCGAGGAAGACCGCGACCTTGACCGCGCCCTGACGCTTCTTGTGCGGGCCAACGATCTGGCCCCCAACCAGTCCTATATTATAGATTCTCTGGCCTGGGCTTATTTCAAGGCTGGAAAACTCGATGACGCCCTGAAGGAAATCCGCCGCGCCGTTACGCTGGACGAGCATACGGATGCCTCCATATGGGAGCACTATGGTGATATCGCCGCGCGGGCTGGCCTTAAGGATGAAGCCCGCACCGCCTATCAAAAGGCCATGGAACTCAAACCCGACAATGCGGAAGCATTGCGGCAGCGGCTTTCACATCTATGA
- a CDS encoding RNA polymerase factor sigma-32 encodes MKKDSPIAPKNPRSAQKAEETEISSPEVEILDAPPSRKRAAPAGGGTRGAAAKARSRTTEGKAAKQSIIDVDGSAAREVPADSVSDDQDDDDALADSPEDVDVELDTSDHDIDPFVLDADHEGLPAPSTPRLPAVGPRDSLHLYLREVSRFPLLKPDEEHELALRVRDHNDADAAFRLVSSHLRLVVRIAMDFQRRWMQNVLDLVQEGNVGLMRAVNKFDPDKGIKFSYYASFWIKAYILKFIMDNWRMVKIGTTQVQRKLFYNLNRERQKLIMQGFDPDAAMLSERLGVTEDQINEMDQRLASTDMSLNVPVGEDAGGATRMDFLPALGPGIEDSLARDEIASLVRSKLKTILPRLNEKELYILQNRLLTDEPVTLREIGERYNVTRERVRQLEARLLEKIRQHLAVDIKDFSDTWIQS; translated from the coding sequence AAGCGGGCAGCCCCTGCCGGGGGCGGCACACGTGGCGCTGCCGCCAAGGCGCGCTCCCGCACGACCGAAGGCAAGGCCGCCAAGCAGAGCATTATTGATGTGGATGGCTCCGCCGCGCGCGAGGTTCCAGCAGATTCCGTATCTGACGATCAGGACGATGACGACGCCCTCGCTGATTCCCCAGAAGATGTGGACGTTGAGCTGGACACCAGCGATCACGATATCGATCCCTTTGTTCTTGATGCCGACCACGAGGGCCTGCCTGCGCCATCCACACCGCGCCTGCCTGCTGTGGGGCCACGCGACAGCCTGCACCTTTACCTGCGCGAAGTAAGCCGCTTCCCCCTGCTCAAGCCGGATGAAGAGCACGAGCTTGCCCTGCGTGTGCGCGACCACAACGATGCGGATGCGGCATTTCGGCTGGTTTCATCGCATCTGCGGCTTGTGGTGCGCATTGCCATGGACTTTCAGCGCAGATGGATGCAGAACGTGCTCGACCTTGTGCAGGAGGGCAACGTGGGCCTCATGCGCGCGGTCAACAAATTTGACCCCGACAAGGGCATCAAGTTTTCGTACTATGCTTCGTTCTGGATCAAGGCTTACATACTCAAGTTCATTATGGACAACTGGCGCATGGTCAAGATCGGCACCACCCAGGTGCAGCGTAAGCTGTTCTACAATCTGAACCGCGAGCGCCAAAAGCTGATCATGCAGGGCTTTGACCCGGATGCGGCCATGCTTTCCGAGCGCCTTGGCGTTACGGAAGACCAGATCAACGAGATGGATCAGCGCCTTGCGTCCACCGATATGTCGCTGAATGTGCCCGTGGGCGAGGATGCCGGCGGCGCAACACGCATGGACTTTTTGCCCGCGCTCGGCCCCGGCATTGAAGACAGCCTCGCGCGCGACGAAATCGCCAGCCTGGTGCGCAGCAAGCTCAAAACCATACTGCCCAGGCTGAACGAAAAAGAGCTGTATATTCTGCAAAATCGCCTGCTCACGGATGAACCTGTAACCTTGCGCGAGATAGGCGAACGGTATAACGTCACGCGGGAACGAGTCCGCCAGCTTGAAGCGCGGTTGCTGGAAAAGATCCGGCAGCATCTGGCTGTGGATATCAAAGACTTTTCAGACACATGGATACAATCCTGA